GTGGGCTATGTCGCCGCCCCGGCACCCCTGATGGCGGAGTTCCGCAAGGTCCATCAATACAACGTCTTCACGGTCAATACGCCAATGCAGCACGGGATTGCGGGCTACATGGCCAATCCCGCGCCCTGGCGCGAGCTGCCGGCCTTTTACCAGCGCAAGCGCGACCTGTTCCGCGAGGGCCTGGCCGGCTCGCGCTTCACGCTGCTGCCGGCCGACGGCACCTACTTCCAGTGCGTCAGCTACAGCGCCATCTCCAGCCTGCCGGAAGCGCCGTTCGCCGAGTGGCTCACCGCCGAAGTGAAGGTGGCGGCCATCCCGCTCTCTGCCTTCTACAGCACAGCGACCGAATCGGGCATCGTGCGCTTCTGCTTTGCCAAGCAGGACGCCACGCTGCGCCTGGCGCTCGAACGGCTGGCCGCCCTGTAGGGCCCATGGCAATGCGCCGCCTCACGCCATCGGACATCCCTGCTGGCCAGCCGCTGGCCTGGGACGTCTACAGCGCGCCGGCGGCGGCCCATCCGCTGGTGCGCAAGGGCGAAGTGCTCGCACCGGGCCAGCTCGATGGCTGGATTGGGGCCGGCCTGTACGCCGACGCCGGTCCGGCCACATCCGTGCTGCTGCAGCTGAACCAGGTCAATCTTCGCCTCGATCGCATGCTGATGGACTTGCGCGAGCAGGGGCACGGGGCGCTGCGGGCACTGGCCGGCGAACTGGCCGAAGGTGTGGCGCGCGCGCCGGACGTGGCGCTGGCGGCGATCTTCCTCAACCAGATTGCCGGCGCGTACCCGGTGCGCCACTGTACCGAAGCGGCCATCATCGCCTGCCTGGTGGCGCGCAGCATGGACAAGACGGCGGACGAAGTGCTGGTGATCGCCGCAGCGGCCATGACGATGAACGTGTCCATGGTGCGCGAAGCAGGTCTGTTCCAGGACCGCGACGATGCATTGAGCAGCGCCGAGCGCGCGCTGCTGCAGCGCCATCCTGCACAGAGCGTGGACAAGCTGCGCTGGGCCGGCGTGGACGACGAAGCCTGGCTGGACCTGGTGCTGCTGCATCATGAAAACGATGACGGCAGCGGCTACCCGCATGGAAAACTGGGCGCCGACATCAGCCACAATGCCAGGCTGATCGCCCTGGCCGACCGCTATTGTGCCTTTGTCTCGGCGCGCAATTACCGCAAGTCGCTGCTGCCGCCGGAAGCGCTGCAGCGCCTGGCCCAACTACCCGTGGACCCGGCCATGGTGGCGCGCTTTTGCGCGGTGATCGGCCCCTTCCCGCCCGGCACCCTGGTACGCCTGCACAATGGCGAATGCGGCGTGGTGACGTCCCGGGTCGATGGCGAGGTGCTGCGCGTGCACATACTGCGTGACGCCCAGGGCCCGCTCGAGCGCATCCGCCTCACCAGCGACCAGGGCTGCGCGGTGGCAGAGGC
This region of Massilia sp. PAMC28688 genomic DNA includes:
- a CDS encoding HD-GYP domain-containing protein; the protein is MAMRRLTPSDIPAGQPLAWDVYSAPAAAHPLVRKGEVLAPGQLDGWIGAGLYADAGPATSVLLQLNQVNLRLDRMLMDLREQGHGALRALAGELAEGVARAPDVALAAIFLNQIAGAYPVRHCTEAAIIACLVARSMDKTADEVLVIAAAAMTMNVSMVREAGLFQDRDDALSSAERALLQRHPAQSVDKLRWAGVDDEAWLDLVLLHHENDDGSGYPHGKLGADISHNARLIALADRYCAFVSARNYRKSLLPPEALQRLAQLPVDPAMVARFCAVIGPFPPGTLVRLHNGECGVVTSRVDGEVLRVHILRDAQGPLERIRLTSDQGCAVAEALPEDGAGLRFSMKQVWGELASV